The genomic region TGTTTTTCTGTGATTTCTGATAGAGACTTTTGCATTGTCAGTCATCACTTTTGCATGTTTCACACTCTCTTGTCTCTGTTCTGTTGTCATTGGTGGAAAAAATAGTTTGATTTGCTCACCGTCATTATTTGGATTTACTCCAATATTTGCAAGTTGAATCGCCTTCTCAATATCACCAAGAATATTTTTTTCCCATGGAGAAATTGAAATTGTTGTCGCATCATTTGCAAGAACTGTTGCTACTTGAGAAAGTTTTGTTTTTGCACCGTAGTAATCGACAAAAATCCCGTCAAGAATTGAAATTTGAACTTTTCCTGTTCTAATCGTCTTGAAATTTCTTTTGAGAGCATCAACACTCTCCTCCATTTCCATTTTTACCTCTTCGTAAATCTCTTCTAACTCTTCCATATATTTTCCTAAAATTTTTTTTAAATTCTACCCTAAAGTGGATACGAAAATTATCAAATATCTCTCAAGTTTAAAACTGAATACAATTCGTTTCGCAAGGAAAAAAATGAATATTGGAAAATACAACACTCTAAAAATAGACGAACTGACGGAATTTGGTTTTTATTTAGTTGATGAAAAAAATGAGCGGGTTCTTTTACCAAATGTCTACACAACGGAAAATATGACAATTGGCGATGAGGTCGAAGTTTTTATTTACACGGATAGTGAAGACCGAAGAGTCGCGACAACTTTAAAACCAAAAGGAGTTGTTGGAGATTTTGTGGCTCTCGAAGTCGTGGATATTGCAAATTTTGGAATTTTTATGGATTGGGGTTTGCCTAAAAATCTTTTGATTCCAAAAAAATTCCAAGAGGGACACTACGAAATTGGTGAAATTCGAGTTGTCAAAATTCTTGAAGACAAGAACACAGGTCGAGTTTATGGAATTGAGAAATACAAAGATTTGCTTTCCAAAAATGTTAAAGGCTTGAAGCGAAATGAAGAAGTTGATTTAATCGTTACAAAAGAGACAGAAATCGGTTTTAAAGTTTTGATAAATGA from Thiovulum sp. ES harbors:
- a CDS encoding ribosome recycling factor (PFAM: Ribosome recycling factor~TIGRFAM: ribosome recycling factor), encoding MEELEEIYEEVKMEMEESVDALKRNFKTIRTGKVQISILDGIFVDYYGAKTKLSQVATVLANDATTISISPWEKNILGDIEKAIQLANIGVNPNNDGEQIKLFFPPMTTEQRQESVKHAKVMTDNAKVSIRNHRKTGNNSIKKLEKDKVLTADESKSAQDQIQKFTDTFVAQVDEVFKAKESEVMKVQ